From a single Oreochromis niloticus isolate F11D_XX linkage group LG3, O_niloticus_UMD_NMBU, whole genome shotgun sequence genomic region:
- the LOC109201617 gene encoding CST complex subunit CTC1, producing METQSRAGGRGRRDIYSEMLDVPHTCPVTQYSVSSAVRRYLGVLELLESLQTDCWSSAPLSTLLPPDGSNLTSSQINGFLSWSCRTLSSEPQGGDAVRQRPLLLVGVLELPSQTSEFKHSMQLRDATGAAACVLTESSEEEEGAQRAVFNSAWIGCLVGVVQFTMVTERFLQSDFPSYQHLDQDRFITHKHCRVYLQLSLDHLHILSPSVAMETHLRHKGEEPGGDVTARKQTVEEEEETAGSKRKRREEEEEEEEEEGDTSNPWPCVSMVIRVEQKEGVSWRNTGVEAEDQEAGLRLCFSVKVAVIGPVVSWRRDPKNEPMIEKESEQKQERKVVLVFSGVCTRWFPVLQPGCFYRLSAANTQDPSVLIGCGVSGCSGVDLHAESTLQVRRGWRFHTLTRPLLLPTCRRAVPPTVLSVSEVLNCR from the exons ATGGAGACTCAGAGCAGAGCTGGAGGACGAGGACGCAGAGACATCTACTCTGAGATGCTGGACGTGCCTCACACCTGTCCTGTGACTCAG TACAGCGTGTCCTCAGCGGTCCGTCGGTACCTCGGTGTGTTGGAGCTCCTGGAGTCCCTGCAGACTGACTGCTGGTCTTCAGCCCCTCTGAGCACTCTGCTGCCCCCTGATGGCTCCAACCTGACCTCCTCCCAGATCAACGGGTTCCTGTCCTGGTCTTGCAGGACTCTGTCCTCCGAGCCTCAGGGTGGAGACGCTGTCAG gcagcgccccctgctgctggtcGGCGTGCTGGAGCTGCCGTCACAGACGTCTGAGTTCAAACACTCGATGCAGCTCAGAGACGCCACGGGAGCTGCAGCCTGCGTGCTGACGGAGAgcagcgaggaggaggagggcgcGCAGAGGGCGGTCTTTAACAGCGCCTGGATCG gtTGTCTGGTGGGTGTGGTGCAGTTCACCATGGTGACAGAGAGATTCCTCCAATCAGATTTCCCCTCCTACCAACACCTGGACCAGGACAG Gttcatcacacacaaacactgcag GGTTTACCTTCAGCTCTCTCTGGACCACCTGCACATCCTGAGTCCATCTGTTGCCATGGAGACACACTTGAGACACAAGGGGGAGGAGCCAGGAGGGGATGTCACTGCCAGGAAGCAGacagtagaagaagaagaagagactgCTGGGAgtaagaggaagagaagagaagaagaagaagaagaagaagaagaagaaggagacaCCAGCAACCCCTGGCCCTGTGTCTCCATGGTGATCAGGGTGGAGCAGAAGGAGGGTGTGTCCTGGAGGAATACAGGGGTAGAGGCAGAGGATCAGGAGGCAGGGCTGAGACTGTGCTTCTCAGTGAAAGTTGCTGTGATTGGTCCAGTGGTCAGCTGGAGGCGGGACCCAAAGAATGAACCAATGATAGAGAAAgaaagtgaacaaaagcaggagagaaAG gTGGTGCTGGTTTTCTCAGGTGTGTGTACGCGGTGGTTTCCTGTCCTCCAGCCTGGATGTTTCTACAGACTCAGCGCCGCTAACACTCAG GATCCCAGTGTTTTGATTGGCTGTGGAGTTTCTGGGTGCAGTGGGGTGGATCTCCATGCTGAGTCAACCCTACAAGTCAGACGTGGTTGGAGATTCCACACTCTGACACGCCCACTGCTGCTGCCCACCTGCAGACGG GCCGTCCCACCCACAGTCTTGTCTGTCTCAGAGGTCTTAAACTGCAGGTAA
- the LOC109201604 gene encoding E3 ubiquitin-protein ligase TRIM21-like, which translates to MSAASNLRSEDQFLCCICLDVFTDPVTTSCGHNFCKTCISQHWDMNVISQCPLCKETFYTRPQLRVNTFISEMVAQFTREAQQKASSSSSEQQAAKPGEVPCDVCTGTRLKALKSCLVCQTSYCQTHLEPHLTVKGLKRHQLIDAVENLEGRMCMKHDNLLQLFCKTDQTCVCTLCSVLDHKNHEFVPLREEYEGKKAELEKTEAEIQQMIQKRRLKIQEITESVKMSKDAADRQKAEGVQVFTALMESVERRLKELMKEIEDKQETTEKQAEGLIKDLEQEISELMERSSEVEQLSYCEDHLHFLQSFSSLKAALPSKDWTEVRVHPPSYEGTVVRAVAQLEETIRKLMKKKLFEAELQRVQQYEVDVTLDPDTAHPQLILSDDGKQVKYGDVRKNLPDNPERFSQCHCVLGEQSFSSGRFYFEVQVKRKTEWTLGVATESINRKGKVTLSPQDGLWTVRLRNGNEYKARASPSVPLCLHPGPEKVGVFVDYEEGLVSFYDVGAAALIYSFTGCSFTHELHPYFNPCLNDGGKNSAPLIICPVNQTESIND; encoded by the coding sequence ATGTCTGCTGCCAGCAATCTGCGATCTGAAGATCAGTTTCTGTGCTGCATCTGTCTGGATGTGTTCACTGATCCAGTCACTACATCATGTGGACACAacttctgcaaaacctgcaTCAGTCAGCACTGGGACATGAATGTCATCTCTCAGTGTCCCTTGTGTAAAGAGACTTTCTACACTAGACCTCAGCTGAGGGTCAACACCTTCATCTCTGAGATGGTTGCTCAGTTCACACGTGAagctcagcagaaagccagcagcagcagctcagagcaACAAGCTGCCAAACCAGGAGAAGTTCCCTGTGACGTCTGCACTGGAACCAGACTGAAGGCCCTGAAGTCCTGCCTGGTGTGTCAGACCTCCTACTGTCAGACTCACCTGGAGCCTCATCTGACAGTGAAAGGCCTGAAAAGACATCAGCTGATTGATGCTGTGGAGAACCTGGAAGGCAGGATGTGCATGAAGCACGATAACCTTCTGCAGCTGTTCTGTAAGACCGACCAGACATGTGTCTGCACGCTGTGCTCTGTTTTAGACCACAAGAACCACGAGTTTGTTCCTCTGAGAGAAGAATATGAAGGAAAGAAGGCAGAGCTGGAGAAGACAGAGGCTGAGATTCAGCAGATGATCCAGAAGAGACGACTGAAGATTCAGGAGATCACAGAGTCGGTGAAGATGAGTAAAgatgctgcagacagacagaaagcagaagGTGTTCAGGTCTTCACTGCTCTGATGGAGTCTGTTGAGAGACGCCTGAAGGAGCTCATGAAGGAGAtcgaagacaaacaggaaactaCAGAGAAACAGGCTGAAGGTCTCATCAAAGATCTGGAACAGGAAATCTCTGAGCTGATGGAGAGAAGCTCTGaggtggagcagctctcataCTGTGAAGACCACCTCCACTTCCTCCAAAGCTTCTCCTCCCTGAAAGCTGCTCTACCCAGCAAGGACTGGACAGAGGTCAGAGTTCATCCACCATCATATGAGGGGACTGTGGTGAGAGCTGTGGCTCAGCTGGAGGAGACAATCAGGAAACtcatgaagaagaagctgtttgaGGCTGAGCTGCAGAGGGTGCAGCAGTATGAGGTGGATGTGACTCTGGATCCTGATACAGCTCATCCTCAACTCATCCTGTCTGATGATGGAAAACAAGTGAAGTATGGTGATGTGAGGAAGAATCTTCCAGACAACCCAGAGAGATTTTCTCAGTGTCATTGTGTTTTAGGAGAGCAGAGTTTCTCTTCAGGCAGATTTTACTTTGAGGTTCAGGTTAAAAGAAAGACTGAGTGGACTTTAGGAGTGGCCACAGAGTCGATCAACAGGAAGGGAAAAGTCACACTGAGTCCTCAGGATGGTCTCTGGACTGTGAGGCTGAGAAATGGAAATGAGTACAAAGCTCGTGCTTCCCCTTCAGTCCCCCTCTGTCTTCATCCTGGTCCTGAGAAGGTGGGGGTGTTTGTGGATTATGAGGAGGGTCTGGTCTCCTTTTATGATGTaggtgctgcagctctgatctaCTCCTTTACTGGCTGCTCCTTCACTCACGAACTCCACCCATACTTCAATCCCTGTCTGAATGATGGAGGTAAAAACTCTGCACCTCTGATCATCTGTCCTGTCAATCAAACGGAGTCGATCAACGACTGA